One genomic window of Medicago truncatula cultivar Jemalong A17 chromosome 1, MtrunA17r5.0-ANR, whole genome shotgun sequence includes the following:
- the LOC11425486 gene encoding uncharacterized protein — protein MASLATNFCGFIFFFPIGLHRLLSSSSLYLHNPSHFRSKLWYLSDPNWKNLDLYLLLIALPIASFSEFFIFLSFSNHPTFRFSFFQQSFTLLAFWVLIILIIGLEYVNSLHVSDSFVYVFGGVVFLMEYDVMDKGVSGVADVVYGLLGGLTLVCASACFYLSVKPNAFFAEFFLCCGMVFKGTWFLQIGFSLYTDLFGLKGCKKISVLSLSPRIENVDVLCDLDEDSLRGIAMMELLFILHAIVVLILGLGFFGLVSWGGNLRGGDVKGPLLADLESTSMRLCDASEIEMG, from the coding sequence ATGGCATCATTAGCAACAAATTTCTGCggtttcatcttcttcttccccaTTGGTCTCCATCGTTTACTCTCATCTTCCTCTCTCTATCTCCACAACCCTTCTCACTTCCGATCCAAACTCTGGTATCTCTCCGacccaaactggaaaaatcttGATCTCTATCTTCTCCTCATAGCCTTACCAATCGCTTCATTCTCAGAATTTttcatctttctctctttctccaaCCACCCCACTTTCCGTTTCTCATTCTTCCAACAATCTTTCACTCTTTTAGCTTTCTGGGTCTTGATCATATTGATCATTGGATTGGAATATGTTAACTCTTTGCATGTTAGTGAtagttttgtttatgtttttggtgGTGTTGTGTTTTTGATGGAGTATGATGTTATGGATAAAGGTGTTTCAGGTGTTGCTGATGTTGTTTATGGTTTGTTAGGTGGATTGACACTTGTGTGTGCTTCTGCATGTTTTTATTTGTCTGTTAAACCTAATGCATTTTTCGCGGAGTTTTTCTTGTGTTGTGGGATGGTTTTTAAGGGTACTTGGTTTTTGCAAATTGGGTTTTCTTTGTATACTGATTTGTTTGGATTGAAAGGGTGTAAGAAGATTTCGGTTTTGAGTTTGAGTCCGCGGATTGAGAATGTCGATGTTTTATGTGATCTTGATGAGGATAGTTTGAGAGGTATTGCTATGATGGAGCTTTTGTTTATTTTGCATGCTATTGTGGTGTTGATTTTGGGTCTTGGATTTTTTGGATTGGTATCGTGGGGCGGGAATTTGAGAGGCGGTGATGTGAAGGGACCGTTGCTGGCGGATCTTGAATCCACAAGTATGAGATTGTGTGATGCTTCAGAGATCGAGATGGGGTGA